A stretch of the Gracilinanus agilis isolate LMUSP501 chromosome 4, AgileGrace, whole genome shotgun sequence genome encodes the following:
- the LOC123244916 gene encoding vomeronasal type-1 receptor 2-like translates to MVSSEVIFGMAFFFQCAIGVAGNLLLLILYGYIAFKKPKEKKPMDLILAHLTLANMATLFTRGIPEIMFCFGMRNIFNDLGCKVVMYIYRISRGLSVCTTSLLSMFQAIIISPNNSVWARIKVKAPKYILHCFLFFCVTNALIYIRVIETTEAIKNDNISRYDYISHIFMVRAPNEKKSVAAFLFGMTLHDFIFHFLMGLSSTHMVLLLYRHSKQVQHIYSNTHSPRSFPEIKATQNILLLMSCFVLFYWINNCCTLYVTFHFEKEVEVETIAAFFCGCYPTLCPFLLIGNDSRIRKLHFILGKERRHLKNFINGLVNY, encoded by the exons ATGGTATCTAGTGAGGTTATCTTTGGTATGGCATTCTTCTTTCAATGTGCCATTGGTGTTGCAGGGAATTTATTGCTGCTCATACTTTATGGTTATATTGCTTTCAAAAAGCCTAAAGAAAAGAAGCCCATGGATTTGATTCTTGCTCATTTAActttggccaatatggcaacacTTTTTACCAGAG GCATCCCAGAAATCATGTTTTGTTTTGGGATGAGAAATATTTTCAATGATTTGGGGTGTAAAGTAGTCATGTACATTTACAGAATTTCCAGGGGACTTTCTGTATGCACAACAAGCCTTCTGAGCATGTTTCAGGCCATCATCATCAGTCCCAACAACTCTGTGTGGGCAAGGATCAAAGTCAAGGCCCCCAAATACATTTtacattgttttctctttttctgtgtaaCAAATGCATTGATCTATATTAGGGTGATTGAAACCACTGAagcaataaaaaatgacaatatttccAGATATgattatatatcacatattttCATGGTAAGAGCACCAAATGAGAAGAAATCTGTGGCTGCATTTTTGTTTGgaatgactcttcatgactttatCTTTCACTTCCTTATGGGCTTGTCTAGTACCCACATGGTGCTTCTCCTCTATAGGCATAGCAAGCAAGTGCAGCATATTTATAGCAATACCCATTCCCCTAGATCCTTCCCTGAAATCAAGGCCACTCAGAACATCCTCTTGCTTATGagctgttttgttttattctactGGATCAACAACTGTTGCACCTTATATGTgacatttcattttgaaaaagaagttgaagtGGAAACAATAGCAGCCTTTTTTTGTGGATGTTACCCTACCCTCTGTCCCTTTTTGCTGATTGGCAATGATAGTCGTATTCGAAAACTTCATTTTAtccttggaaaggaaagaagacatcTCAAGAATTTTATAAATGGATTAGTCAATTATTGA